The Zalophus californianus isolate mZalCal1 chromosome X, mZalCal1.pri.v2, whole genome shotgun sequence genome window below encodes:
- the LOC113930978 gene encoding nuclear RNA export factor 2-like isoform X4, translated as MWTLPVKAMEVSTSRFDIQNTMSERHQQQTYVLPSEKFGTYRNEEYNDGGNSPQGRKKVWSSFQGNFGKRSPQYEDGGYEPQPSHLQEDDGNVLMRDVQEDPQVRHIPYSTRRDKRRVKWQNEGHIHITVWRDRKTLKREMGENTQDGTPGNWFKITIPCGRKYDKTWLMNSIQNHCSVPFTPVDFHYVKNQARFFVQDVGTASALKDVSYKICDEENRKISIFVNPSTVPYSVRYKLEPEEMEQLKLTMNKRYDVSQQALDLQCLRFDPDLVRHDIDIILNRRNCMAATLQIIEENFPELLSLNLSNNKLYRLDGLSDIIEMVPTVKILDLSKNELNLVWELNKMKGLDLEELWLEGNPLCDTFPDQSTYISAIKDCFPKLLRLDGQELPSPIIIDTDTPCLMKPCKESYKGSDALKSLVLQFLQQYYLIYDSGDRQGLLDAYHDEACFSLAIPFNPEDPAPSSLCEYFKENRNMKKPKEPCASLCVQPLKYTKHNIVGSLCVLPKTQHDLSSFLVDMWFQTWRESLSVLFVLSPGPSSLPLPAIPVYAS; from the exons AATACAACGATGGTGGTAACTCAcctcaaggaagaaagaaagtttgGAGCTCTTTCCAAGGTAATTTTGGCAAGAGGAGCCCTCAATATGAAGATGGTGGATATGAGCCTCAGCCTTCACACCTCCAGGAGGATGATGGAAATGTGTTGATGAGGGATGTCCAGGAGGACCCCCAAGTAAGACA CATTCCCTATAGCACCCGGCGCGACAAGAGGAGAGTGAAATGGCAAAATGAGGGCCATATCCATATTACTGTGTGGAGAGATAGAAAAACTCTGAAGAGAGAAATGGGGGAGAACACACAAGATGGAACCCCAGGGAACTGGTTCAAGATTACC ATTCCCTGTGGGAGAAAGTATGACAAGACATGGCTAATGAATTCAATCCAGAACCATTGCAGTGTCCCCTTCACTCCAGTGGAT TTTCACTACGTGAAAAACCAGGCTCGGTTCTTTGTCCAGGATGTTGGCACTGCCTCTGCATTGAAGGATGTCAGCTACAAGATTTGTGATGAGGAGAACCGAAAG ATATCTATCTTTGTCAATCCTTCTACTGTACCCTACTCTGTGCGGTATAAGTTGGAGCCAGAAGAAATGGAACAGCTAAAG CTGACCATGAACAAACGCTATGACGTCTCCCAGCAAGCTCTTGACCTCCAGTGTCTCCGCTTTGACCCAG ACTTGGTAAGACATGATATAGATATAATCCTGAATCGAAGAAACTGCATGGCTGCCACCCTGCAGATCATTGAAGAGAATTTCCCTGAG CTGTTGTCCTTGAACTTGAGCAACAACAAACTGTACAGGCTGGATGGCCTATCTGACATCATAGAGATGGTCCCCACAGTCAAGATCCTGGACCTCTCCAAAAatgag CTGAACTTGGTGTGGGAGTTAAACAAGATGAAAGGGCTGGATCTTGAAGAGCTTTGGCTAGAAGGGAACCCCTTGTGTGACACCTTTCCAGACCAGTCCACCTACATAAG TGCCATCAAGGATTGTTTTCCTAAGTTGTTACGCCTG GATGGCCAGGAGTTACCATCACCAATTATCATTGATACTGACACACCCTGCTTGATGAAGCCCTGCAAG GAAAGTTACAAAGGATCTGATGCACTGAAGAGTCTAGTCCTGCAATTCCTGCAACA ATACTATTTGATCTACGATTCTGGAGACCGTCAGGGTCTCCTTGATGCCTACCATgatgaagcctgcttctccctggccaTTCCCTTCAACCCCGAGGACCCAGCCCC AAGCAGCTTGTGCGAATACTTCAAGGAAAACAGGAATATGAAGAAGCCCAAGGAACCCTGTGCAT CCCTGTGTGTTCAGCCACTGAAGTATACAAAACATAACATCGTGGGCTCCCTCTGTGTACTGCCCAAAACACAGCATGACCTCAGCTCTTTCTTGGTGGACATGTGGTTCCAGACG TGGAGGGAAAGTCTCAGTGTTCTGTTCGTGCTTTCACCCGGACCTTCATCGCTACCTCTGCCAGCAATTCCAG TCTATGCATCGTGA